One Plasmodium berghei ANKA genome assembly, chromosome: 13 genomic region harbors:
- a CDS encoding fam-b protein, translating to MRVSILKCVLFSIVICSFEYAQNELYFVNDRGIWLERNVINFRNNRILAYADNEFDLNGFYQSTLNLASQLGDCVEGNKEIAHLRNIIDSHIKKHKGSSTSLDLKNVDSKTKKIINELRKELEEVKKELDNKRNDELAIQPIENKKIIKKDGNSSVSEHENFKQLENNKNNKIESSNCYMKSKLTKKIKKEENKFILSYLIFVAVGVSAPITGVFSLFILLIPSGFSMFFFLFRLIKCIFKLESISK from the exons ATGAGAGTCAGTATTTTAAAATGCGTTCTTTTTTCAATTGTTATTTGTTCTTTTGAATATGCCCAAAAT GAACTATACTTTGTAAACGATAGAGGGATATGGCTTGAAAGGAATGTAATAAACTTTAGAAATAATAGGATATTAGCATATGCAGATAACGAATTTGATTTAAATGGATTTTATCAATCAACTTTGAATCTTGCAAGTCAACTTGGTGATTGTGTTGAAGGTAACAAAGAAATAGCACACCTTCGAAATATTATAGATTCACATATAAAGAAGCATAAAGGAAGTAGCACATCActtgatttaaaaaatgtagatagtaagacaaaaaaaataattaatgaGCTTCGAAAAGAATTAGAAGAAGTAAAAAAAGAGCTTGATAATAAAAGGAATGATGAATTAGCAATACAACCAATagagaataaaaaaataataaaaaaagatggAAATAGTTCTGTATCAGAACATGAAAACTTTAAACAattggaaaataataaaaataataaaattgaatcAAGTAATTGTTATATGAAATCAAAATTgactaaaaaaattaaaaaagaagaaaacaAATTCATCCTGTCGTATTTGATATTTGTAGCAGTTGGTGTTTCGGCACCAATAACAGGGGTTTTTAGCTTATTTATACTACTCATACCGTCTGGATTTtccatgttttttttcctttttagACTTATTAAATGTATCTTTAAATTAGAAAGCATATCAAAATAA
- a CDS encoding BIR protein → MTNCLPIENQIQHNDFNVCSIIKRIDDSLSRDKLPTENECLNDVLYTAYCPTKKDGQKGQCVTNGDKISAGFIWLLTMLEALNEECSENEKDHYFEYAILWLSSKSNIINPGSYVSIDGIYNILEINNSFWYNQFRDKVNKKKKSMNFGDYHMCNLYKLLNELCTLITKYNQDRSNPEAYLEYANKCAETYKNLVTKASAVKNCDSYCDVLSTLKSEYDKFKEENKDPECQLPEFNGIESCKDLCKQKKQKAENDKGLGDGLVDGKVEIDVVPDDNQRNQEESRSGQGATNSVPGENGAQNTPGITFDIGRSVFTSVLNSTFNFAETYEEKIINISNEIPDVYNRTLDNIKNGFGESINFFNEIIENINSDSKKVEIHDDSRYKRHEPHGTGDKSPTSNDSPPPQETPSEASSPSSSTEQTKTPESSHELSEKENYDKTDQKGSIKTVPKSVIKLKNPVTEVTGNGTTGIDVNILKKYKPIGISIIMLLIPIALAIMFKYFSFGWRKELKKKKNMKKVINMFGGNEKTKRVINPTDRKKQVQIIINLSKKKQDKKLTNPSTQKKQDEKVTSSSTQKKQTKQFINSIYWGKYPLLNMYKLMETDPVPFIILYLVFIFYVYRRKCDSLE, encoded by the exons atgacAAATTGTTTACCGATTGAAAATCAAATTCAGCATAATGACTTCAATGTG TGTAGCATAATTAAAAGGATTGATGATAGTTTATCCAGAGACAAATTACCTACAGAAAATGAATGTTTGAATGATGTATTATACACTGCTTATTGTCCTACCAAGAAAGATGGTCAAAAGGGACAATGTGTGACAAATGGTGATAAAATTAGTGCTGGGTTTATATGGTTGTTAACGATGCTCGAGGCTCTTAATGAGGAGTGTtctgaaaatgaaaaagaccattattttgaatatgcTATTTTATGGTTAAGTTCTAAAagtaatataattaatccTGGTTCGTATGTTAGTATAGATggtatttataatattcttgaaataaataattccTTTTGGTATAATCAATTTCGTGAtaaagtaaataaaaaaaaaaaatcaatgAATTTTGGTGATTACCATATGTGTAATCTATATAAATTACTTAATGAATTATGTACTCTAATTACTAAATATAACCAAGATAGATCAAACCCAGAAGCATATTTAGAATATGCTAATAAATGTGCtgaaacatataaaaatctTGTTACGAAAGCCTCTGCGGTTAAAAATTGCGATTCATATTGTGATGTGCTGTCTACTTTAAAAAGtgaatatgataaatttaaagaagaaaataaagatcCAGAATGTCAACTTCCTGAATTTAATGGAATAGAAAGTTGTAAGGATTTAtgtaaacaaaaaaaacaaaaagcAGAGAATGATAAGGGTTTAGGAGATGGACTGGTTGATGGGAAAGTAGAAATAGATGTCGTACCAGATGATAATCAAAGAAATCAAGAAGAATCAAGAAGTGGACAAGGTGCTACAAATAGTGTTCCAGGAGAAAATGGCGCTCAAAACACACCAGGAATAACTTTTGATATTGGTCGGTCCGTTTTTACGAGCGTATTAAATAGCACTTTCAATTTTGCTGAAACATATGAggagaaaattataaatatctCTAATGAAATACCTGatgtatataatagaactttagataatataaaaaatggttTCGGTGAatctattaatttttttaatgaaattatTGAGAATATAAATTCCGACTCTAAAAAGGTAGAAATACATGATGATTCAAGGTATAAAAGACATGAACCACACGGCACAGGGGATAAATCACCCACATCTAATGACTCACCACCGCCCCAAGAAACTCCATCTGAAGCTTCATCGCCATCAAGTTCTACGGAACAAACTAAAACACCAGAATCGTCTCATGAATTAtctgaaaaagaaaattatgataaaacGGATCAAAAAGGTTCTATAAAAACAGTGCCAAAATCAGTGATTAAACTAAAAAATCCAGTAACCGAAGTAACAGGAAATGGAACAACAGGAATAGATGTTAATATACTCAAAAAATACAAACCAATTGGAATTTCAATTATAATGCTTTTAATACCCATTGCTTTAGCTATTATGTTCAag tatttttcatttggATGGAGAAAGGaattgaagaaaaaaaaaaacatgaaaaaggttataaatatgtttggTGGAAATGAAAAGACAAAAAGAGTTATAAACCCAACTGATCGAAAAAAACAAgtacaaataattataaatttatctaaaaaaaaacaggaTAAAAAGCTTACAAATCCATCTACTCAAAAAAAGCAGGATGAAAAGGTTACAAGTTCATCtactcaaaaaaaacaaactaAACAGTTTATAAATTCCATTTACTGGGGAAAATATccattattaaatatgtataaactTATGGAGACCGATCCTGTaccatttattattttgtatttggtgtttattttttatgtttatagAAGAAAATGCGATTCTttagaataa
- a CDS encoding BIR protein translates to MNDYVYRKFLFVRNWFPDKLDENGDYQFIMNENNLNEYCTSNRCDGDLEKINAGCLFLFDAFFKDSSSFKYHNNINIVDYIMIWLSYMLNLKKNNDGSNNLEYFNNTYINNDKYKNTITGVTGYTNYKDLIDQKKYFLDMDSNIISNFYDAFKLLCEMYTNFDEKTSYCAGCSENANKFVAKHGELKSDPSITSNSSYNELLSTLSNDYNNFKNYCNTKGDKCKVYPELPTIEEIQASEQSSMQSSTQSPAQSPAQSPAHSSVQSSERIYGHISEDPSSSSSIGNKLFTVLSIFGAIAFFLGISYKYSLFGFRRRAQKQYLREKIKNIKNRMSH, encoded by the exons ATGAATGACTATGTG TATAGAAAGTTCCTTTTTGTAAGGAATTGGTTTCCCGATAAATTGGACGAAAACGGAGACTATCAATTCATTatgaatgaaaataatttaaatgagTATTGTACTAGTAATAGATGTGATGGTGAtcttgaaaaaattaatgctggatgtttatttttgtttgatGCATTTTTTAAGGATTCTTCTTCGTTTAAGTATCATAATAACATCAATATTGTTGATTACATCATGATATGGTTAAGTTATATGTTAAacttaaagaaaaataatgatggAAGCAACAATCtagaatattttaataatacatatataaataatgataagtACAAAAATACTATAACTGGTGTTACGGGGTATACAAACTATAAGGATCTTATagatcaaaaaaaatattttttggatATGGATAgtaatattatatctaatttttatgatgcatttaaattattatgtgaaatgtatacaaattttgatgaaaaaaCATCATATTGCGCAGGATGTTCGGAAAATgctaataaatttgttgCAAAACATGGCGAGCTTAAGAGCGATCCTAGTATAACTAGTAATAGTTCCTATAATGAACTATTGTCTACTTTATCaaatgattataataattttaaaaattattgtaaTACTAAAGGTGATAAATGTAAAGTTTACCCAGAACTTCCAACGATAGAAGAAATACAAGCTTCAGAACAAAGTTCTATGCAAAGTTCTACACAAAGTCCTGCACAAAGTCCTGCACAAAGTCCTGCACATAGTTCTGTACAAAGTTCTGAACGAATTTATGGACATATTTCGGAAGATCCATCATCAAGTTCGTCGATAggaaacaaattatttacagTTTTATCGATATTTGGTGCAATAGCGTTTTTTTTAGGAATCTCCTATAAG tattcGTTATTTGGATTTCGGAGACGAGCtcaaaaacaatatttaagagaaaaaataaaaaatataaagaatagAATGAGccattaa
- a CDS encoding fam-b protein, whose protein sequence is MRVNILKYVLFSIVICSFEYAKNELYFVNDRRIYLERNVINFRNNRILAYADNQFDLNEFYESTLSLASQLGDCFEANKEIEHLRNIIDSHIKKHIESNTSLDFKNVDSKTKKIINELRKELEELKKQISDKTNGELAIQPIDDKIIIKKDENSSVSEHEDFKQLENNENNKNNKIESSNCHMKSKLTKKNIKEGIKFILSALAFLAAVSSMPLISFACLMILPILPGFFICYFLWRLIKYSTKLRKISK, encoded by the exons ATGAGAGtcaatattttaaaatatgttctTTTTTCAATTGTTATTTGTTCTTTTGAATATGCCAAAAAT gAACTATACTTTGTAAACGATAGAAGGATATACCTTGAAAGGAATGTAATAAACTTTAGAAATAATAGGATATTAGCATATGCAGATAACCAATTTgatttaaatgaattttatgaatCAACTTTGAGTCTTGCAAGCCAACTTGGTGATTGTTTTGAAGCTAACAAAGAAATAGAACACCTTCGAAATATTATAGATTCACATATAAAGAAGCATATAGAAAGTAATACATCACTTGATTTCAAAAATGTAGATAGtaagacaaaaaaaataattaatgaGCTTCGAAAAGAATtagaagaattaaaaaaacagatTTCTGATAAAACGAATGGTGAATTAGCAATACAACCGAtagatgataaaataataataaaaaaagatgaaaatagtTCTGTATCAGAACATGAAGACTTTAAACAAttggaaaataatgaaaataataaaaataataaaattgaatcAAGTAATTGTCATATGAAATCAAAATtgactaaaaaaaatataaaagaaggAATCAAATTTATCCTGTCGGCGTTGGCATTTTTAGCAGCTGTTTCTTCGATGCCACTAATATCGTTTGCGTGTTTAATGATACTACCCATATTGCCTGGATTTTTCATATGCTATTTCCTTTGGAGACTTATTAAATATTCCACtaaattaagaaaaatatcaaaataa